In the genome of Flavobacterium panacagri, one region contains:
- the rpoC gene encoding DNA-directed RNA polymerase subunit beta' has translation MMNNRNNKDKNPVKRFNKISIGLASPESILKESRGEVLKPETINYRTHKPERDGLFCERIFGPVKDFECACGKYKRIRYKGIICDRCGVEVTEKKVRRDRVGHINLVVPIAHIWYFRSLPNKIGYILGLPSKKLDMIIYYERYVVIQAGIAKNADGESLQRLDFLTEEEYLNILDTLPQENQYLDDLDPNKFVAKMGAECIMDLLARIDLDALSYELRHSANNETSKQRKTEALKRLQVVESFRESNENRENRPEWMIMKVVPVIPPELRPLVPLDGGRFATSDLNDLYRRVIIRNNRLKRLMEIKAPEVILRNEKRMLQESVDSLFDNTRKASAVKTESNRPLKSLSDSLKGKQGRFRQNLLGKRVDYSARSVIVVGPELKLYECGLPKDMASELYKPFVIRKLIERGIVKTVKSAKKIIDKKEPVVWDILENVIKGHPVLLNRAPTLHRLGIQAFQPKLIEGKAIQLHPLVCTAFNADFDGDQMAVHLPLGPEAILEAQLLMLASHNILNPANGAPITVPSQDMVLGLYYMTKERISTEDHKIIGQDLTFYSAEEVNIALNEGRLELNARVKIRAKDFNDAGELVYKIIQTTAGRVLFNEVVPEAAGYINDVLTKKNLRDIIGHILSVTDVPTTAAFLDNMKDMGYKFAFRGGLSFSLGDIRIPEQKTKLIADAREQVEGISTNYNMGLITNNERYNQVIDVWTSANAQLTELAMKNIREDQQGFNSVYMMLDSGARGSKEQIRQLTGMRGLMAKPKKSTAGGGEIIENPILSNFKEGLSILEYFISTHGARKGLADTALKTADAGYLTRRLHDVSQDVIVNIEDCGTLRGVEVAALKKNEEIVESLGERILGRVALQDVINPLTNEVMVQSGQQITEAIMRTIEASPIEKVEVRSPLTCEALKGICAKCYGRNLATGKMTQRGEAVGVIAAQSIGEPGTQLTLRTFHVGGVAGGISEESSIVTRFAGRLEIEDLKTVKGEDGEGNSVDIVVSRSTELKLVDEKTGIVLNTHNIPYGSSIFVGDGETVAKGTVICKWDPYNGVIVSEFTGKIAYEDLEQGQSFMVEIDEQTGFQEKVISEARNKKLIPTLLVYGKEGELIRSYNLPVGAHLMVENGEKIKAGKVLVKIPRRSSKAGDITGGLPRITELLEARNPSNPAVVSEIDGVVSFGKIKRGNREIVIESKFGEIKKYLVKLSSQILVQENDFVRAGVPLSDGAITPDDILRIQGPAAVQQYLVNEIQEVYRLQGVKINDKHFEVVIRQMMRKVKVEDPGDTLFLEDQLIHTKDFILQNDKLYGMKVVEDAGDSSVLKPGQIITPRELRDENSLLKRTDKNLVVARDVITATATPVLQGITRASLQTKSFISAASFQETTKVLNEAAVAGKVDDLEGLKENVIVGHRIPAGTGMREYDHTIVGSKDDYNEMMANKEEYIY, from the coding sequence ATGATGAATAACAGAAACAATAAAGATAAGAATCCAGTAAAAAGATTTAACAAAATTTCTATTGGATTGGCTTCACCAGAATCTATCTTGAAAGAATCAAGAGGAGAGGTTTTAAAGCCGGAAACTATTAACTATAGAACGCACAAACCAGAGCGTGACGGACTTTTCTGCGAAAGAATCTTCGGACCAGTAAAAGATTTCGAATGTGCTTGTGGTAAGTATAAAAGAATTCGTTACAAAGGTATCATCTGTGACCGTTGTGGTGTTGAAGTTACTGAGAAAAAAGTACGTCGTGACAGAGTAGGACACATCAACCTTGTTGTGCCAATTGCTCACATCTGGTACTTCCGTTCTCTTCCAAACAAAATTGGTTATATCCTTGGTCTTCCATCTAAGAAATTAGATATGATCATTTACTACGAAAGATACGTAGTAATCCAAGCTGGTATTGCTAAAAATGCAGATGGAGAATCTTTACAAAGACTTGATTTCTTAACTGAAGAAGAATATTTGAATATTTTAGATACTCTTCCACAAGAAAACCAATATTTAGATGATTTAGATCCTAATAAATTTGTTGCCAAAATGGGAGCAGAGTGTATTATGGATTTATTAGCTCGTATCGACTTAGATGCTTTATCTTATGAATTAAGACACAGCGCTAACAACGAGACTTCAAAACAAAGAAAAACTGAAGCTTTAAAAAGATTACAAGTTGTTGAATCTTTCCGTGAGTCTAACGAAAACCGCGAAAACCGTCCAGAATGGATGATTATGAAAGTGGTTCCAGTTATTCCACCAGAATTACGTCCACTTGTGCCACTTGATGGAGGTCGTTTTGCAACTTCAGATTTGAACGATTTATATCGTCGTGTAATCATCCGTAACAACCGTTTGAAAAGATTAATGGAGATTAAAGCTCCAGAAGTTATCTTAAGAAACGAGAAACGTATGTTACAAGAATCTGTAGATTCATTATTTGATAATACACGTAAAGCTTCTGCTGTTAAAACAGAATCTAACAGACCATTAAAATCATTATCTGACTCATTAAAAGGTAAGCAAGGACGTTTCCGTCAAAACTTACTTGGTAAACGTGTGGATTATTCTGCTCGTTCGGTAATTGTTGTTGGTCCAGAGTTAAAATTATATGAGTGCGGATTGCCAAAAGATATGGCTTCTGAATTATACAAACCTTTCGTTATCCGTAAATTGATCGAAAGAGGTATTGTTAAAACAGTAAAATCTGCTAAGAAAATCATTGACAAAAAAGAGCCGGTAGTTTGGGATATCTTAGAAAACGTAATTAAAGGACACCCAGTATTGCTGAACCGTGCTCCTACTTTGCACAGACTTGGTATTCAGGCTTTCCAGCCAAAATTAATTGAAGGAAAAGCGATCCAGTTACACCCATTAGTATGTACGGCATTCAACGCCGATTTCGATGGTGACCAGATGGCGGTTCACTTACCATTAGGACCAGAGGCTATTTTAGAGGCACAGTTATTAATGTTGGCTTCTCACAATATCTTGAACCCTGCAAATGGTGCTCCAATTACTGTACCTTCTCAGGACATGGTCTTGGGTCTATACTATATGACCAAAGAACGTATCTCAACAGAAGATCACAAAATTATCGGTCAGGATTTGACTTTCTATTCTGCTGAAGAAGTAAATATTGCATTAAACGAAGGAAGATTAGAATTGAATGCTCGTGTAAAAATTAGAGCAAAAGATTTTAATGATGCTGGAGAATTGGTGTACAAAATTATTCAAACAACTGCAGGACGTGTATTATTTAACGAAGTAGTACCTGAAGCAGCTGGATATATCAACGACGTATTGACTAAGAAAAACCTTAGAGATATTATCGGACACATTTTAAGTGTGACTGATGTACCTACAACGGCTGCTTTCTTGGATAATATGAAAGATATGGGTTATAAATTCGCATTTAGAGGAGGTTTATCATTCTCTTTAGGTGATATTAGAATCCCAGAACAAAAAACTAAGTTAATTGCAGATGCTAGAGAGCAAGTTGAAGGTATCTCAACTAACTATAACATGGGTCTTATTACCAATAACGAGCGTTACAACCAAGTTATTGACGTATGGACTTCAGCAAATGCTCAGTTAACAGAATTAGCAATGAAAAATATTAGAGAAGACCAACAAGGTTTCAACTCTGTATATATGATGCTTGACTCTGGGGCGAGGGGTTCTAAGGAACAGATTCGTCAGTTAACTGGTATGCGTGGTTTGATGGCTAAGCCAAAAAAATCTACTGCTGGTGGTGGTGAGATTATTGAAAACCCGATTCTTTCTAACTTTAAGGAAGGTCTTTCGATCCTTGAGTATTTCATTTCTACTCACGGTGCTCGTAAAGGTCTTGCGGATACGGCTCTTAAAACAGCCGATGCTGGTTACTTGACAAGAAGGCTTCATGACGTTTCTCAAGATGTTATTGTTAACATCGAAGATTGTGGAACTTTAAGAGGTGTTGAAGTTGCTGCATTGAAGAAAAATGAGGAAATCGTTGAATCTTTAGGAGAGAGAATTCTTGGACGTGTTGCATTACAAGACGTTATTAATCCTCTTACTAATGAAGTAATGGTTCAATCTGGTCAACAAATTACAGAAGCAATTATGAGAACTATCGAAGCTTCTCCAATTGAAAAAGTAGAGGTTAGATCTCCATTAACTTGTGAAGCTTTAAAAGGTATTTGTGCTAAATGTTACGGTAGAAACTTAGCTACTGGTAAGATGACACAAAGAGGAGAAGCTGTCGGAGTTATTGCAGCTCAGTCTATTGGAGAGCCAGGTACACAGTTAACACTTCGTACGTTCCACGTTGGAGGGGTTGCTGGAGGTATTTCTGAAGAGTCTAGTATTGTTACAAGATTCGCTGGTAGACTTGAAATTGAAGATTTAAAAACAGTTAAAGGAGAAGACGGAGAAGGTAACTCTGTTGATATCGTAGTTTCACGTTCAACAGAATTAAAATTAGTTGACGAAAAAACTGGAATTGTTTTAAATACACATAACATTCCTTACGGTTCTAGTATCTTCGTTGGAGATGGTGAAACTGTAGCTAAAGGAACTGTAATCTGTAAATGGGATCCATATAACGGTGTAATTGTTTCTGAGTTTACTGGTAAGATTGCTTACGAAGATTTAGAGCAAGGACAATCGTTCATGGTGGAGATCGATGAGCAGACTGGTTTCCAAGAAAAAGTAATTTCTGAAGCTAGAAACAAAAAATTAATCCCAACTTTATTGGTTTATGGTAAAGAAGGTGAATTGATTCGTTCTTACAACTTGCCAGTAGGTGCACACTTAATGGTTGAAAACGGTGAGAAAATTAAAGCAGGTAAAGTATTAGTGAAAATCCCACGTCGTTCTTCTAAAGCAGGCGATATCACGGGAGGTTTACCAAGAATTACTGAGCTTCTTGAGGCTCGTAACCCTTCAAACCCGGCAGTTGTATCTGAAATTGATGGTGTTGTATCTTTCGGAAAAATCAAAAGAGGTAACCGTGAGATCGTTATCGAGTCTAAATTTGGTGAGATTAAAAAGTATTTAGTTAAACTTTCAAGCCAAATATTAGTACAAGAAAATGACTTCGTAAGAGCGGGAGTTCCATTGTCTGATGGTGCAATTACTCCAGATGATATCTTAAGAATTCAAGGGCCAGCAGCTGTTCAACAGTATTTGGTTAATGAAATTCAAGAGGTTTACCGTCTACAAGGGGTAAAAATCAATGACAAACACTTTGAGGTTGTAATTCGTCAAATGATGCGTAAAGTTAAAGTTGAAGATCCAGGAGATACTCTATTCTTAGAAGATCAATTGATCCATACTAAAGACTTTATCCTTCAAAACGATAAATTATACGGAATGAAAGTGGTTGAAGATGCTGGAGATTCTTCAGTATTGAAACCAGGTCAGATTATTACACCTCGTGAATTACGTGATGAAAATTCATTATTGAAACGTACAGATAAAAATCTTGTTGTAGCAAGAGATGTAATTACTGCAACTGCAACGCCAGTTCTTCAAGGTATTACAAGAGCTTCGTTACAAACTAAATCATTCATTTCTGCGGCTTCATTCCAGGAGACAACGAAAGTACTTAACGAAGCTGCTGTAGCTGGTAAAGTAGATGATTTAGAAGGATTAAAAGAAAATGTAATTGTTGGACACAGAATTCCTGCAGGAACTGGTATGAGAGAATACGATCATACAATCGTAGGATCTAAAGACGATTACAACGAAATGATGGCAAATAAAGAAGAATACATTTATTAA
- a CDS encoding DUF3467 domain-containing protein gives MSNPKQQQEQINIELDETIAEGIYSNLAIINHSSSEFVLDFVSIMPGIPKAKVKSRIVLTPQHAKRLLRAIGENIHRFEAAHGEIKETEQAPIPLNFGPAGQA, from the coding sequence ATGAGTAATCCGAAACAACAACAAGAGCAAATTAACATTGAGTTAGACGAAACAATTGCAGAAGGAATTTATTCTAATCTCGCAATCATTAATCACTCATCATCTGAGTTTGTTTTAGATTTTGTGAGTATTATGCCCGGGATTCCTAAAGCCAAGGTAAAGTCAAGAATTGTTTTGACACCACAACATGCTAAAAGATTATTAAGAGCAATAGGTGAAAATATCCATAGATTTGAAGCCGCTCATGGCGAAATCAAAGAAACGGAACAAGCACCAATTCCCCTTAATTTTGGTCCTGCGGGACAAGCATAA
- a CDS encoding peptide chain release factor 3 — protein MSFLKEIQRRRTFGIISHPDAGKTTLTEKLLLFGGAIQEAGAVKNNKIKKGATSDFMEIERQRGISVSTSVLAFNYKDKKINILDTPGHKDFAEDTFRTLTAVDSVIVVIDVAKGVEEQTEKLVAVCRMRNIPMIVFINKLDREGKDAFDLMDEVEQKLGLKVTPLSFPIGMGYDFQGIYNLWEENINLFSGDSRKNIEETIAFSDVQNNPELDKIVGEKAANKLREELELIDEVYPKFERQDYLDGKIQPVFFGSALNNFGVRELLDCFITTAPSPRAKDSETRTVEPTEEKMSGFVFKIHANMDPKHRDRLAFIKIVSGTFERNKPYYHVRQKKNLKFSSPNAFFAEKKEIVDISYPGDIVGLHDTGNFKIGDTLTEGEIMSFKGIPSFSPEHFRYINNADPMKAKQLEKGVDQLMDEGVAQLFTLEMNNRKVIGTVGALQYEVIQYRLEHEYGAKCTYENFPVHKACWVKPDDAKNEEFKEFKRIKQKFLAHDKYGQLVFLADSDFTIQMTQSKYPSVKLFFTSEFD, from the coding sequence ATGAGCTTTTTAAAAGAAATACAACGCAGAAGAACATTTGGAATTATCTCGCATCCCGATGCCGGTAAGACTACCTTAACAGAAAAATTACTGTTATTTGGAGGAGCTATTCAGGAAGCGGGAGCGGTAAAAAATAACAAAATTAAAAAAGGAGCAACGAGTGATTTTATGGAAATCGAACGCCAAAGAGGTATCTCGGTTTCGACTTCTGTACTTGCTTTTAATTATAAAGATAAAAAAATCAACATCCTCGATACACCTGGTCACAAGGATTTTGCTGAAGATACTTTTAGAACTTTAACTGCTGTTGACAGTGTAATCGTTGTAATTGACGTAGCGAAAGGGGTTGAGGAACAAACTGAAAAATTAGTAGCTGTTTGTAGAATGCGTAACATTCCTATGATTGTTTTCATCAACAAATTAGACCGTGAAGGTAAAGATGCTTTTGATTTGATGGATGAAGTGGAACAAAAGTTAGGTTTAAAAGTTACGCCTCTAAGTTTCCCGATTGGAATGGGTTATGATTTCCAAGGAATTTACAATTTATGGGAAGAAAACATCAATCTTTTCAGCGGAGACAGCCGTAAAAACATTGAAGAAACAATTGCTTTTTCTGATGTACAAAACAACCCGGAATTGGATAAAATTGTGGGAGAAAAAGCAGCTAATAAACTTCGTGAAGAACTAGAATTGATTGATGAAGTTTATCCAAAATTTGAACGTCAGGACTATTTAGATGGAAAAATCCAGCCGGTTTTCTTTGGGTCTGCTTTAAATAACTTTGGAGTTCGTGAACTATTGGATTGTTTCATCACTACCGCTCCGTCTCCAAGAGCAAAAGATTCTGAGACTCGCACCGTTGAACCTACAGAAGAAAAAATGTCTGGATTTGTTTTCAAAATCCACGCCAATATGGATCCAAAACACCGTGACCGTTTAGCTTTTATTAAAATCGTTTCAGGAACTTTCGAAAGAAATAAACCTTACTATCACGTTCGTCAAAAGAAAAATTTAAAATTCTCTAGTCCAAACGCATTTTTTGCTGAGAAAAAAGAAATTGTAGATATTTCGTATCCTGGTGATATTGTTGGTCTACACGACACTGGAAACTTTAAAATTGGAGATACTTTAACTGAAGGCGAAATAATGAGCTTTAAAGGAATTCCGAGTTTCTCTCCAGAGCACTTTAGATATATCAATAATGCTGATCCTATGAAAGCTAAGCAATTAGAAAAAGGTGTTGATCAGTTAATGGATGAAGGTGTTGCTCAGTTATTTACTTTAGAAATGAATAATCGTAAAGTTATTGGAACTGTTGGAGCGCTTCAGTACGAAGTTATTCAATATCGTTTAGAGCATGAATACGGAGCAAAATGTACTTATGAAAACTTCCCAGTTCATAAAGCTTGCTGGGTTAAACCTGATGACGCTAAAAATGAAGAATTCAAAGAATTTAAACGTATCAAACAAAAATTCTTGGCTCATGATAAATACGGTCAATTAGTATTCTTAGCAGATTCTGATTTCACAATTCAAATGACACAGAGTAAATATCCTAGCGTGAAATTATTCTTCACATCGGAGTTCGACTAA
- a CDS encoding alpha-amylase: protein MKKPIAKLCMVIIISGLLYSCSQTEINETDARAESQKFKMIDVTHHDGKPFSTGTSNSSFTGKYIDNPGGGVMMQAFYWDVPAGGNWWNTVSSKVIAWGNAGIGSIWLPPASKAQNGAFSMGYDPTDYFDFGDYNQNGSTETRFGSKAELVSLITAAHNENIKVYADIVINHNSGGQSEANPFTGTNTWTNFSGIASGKFKRTYANFYKNNYGNNDEGSFGGFPDLCHADPYVKDWLWIRADGVGKYYKNTMKFDGWRFDYVKGFGAWVVNAWNANVGGFSVGELWDSNVNVLNDWANSANSSVFDFACYYKMNDAFDGNNLALLNDDMMWKRNPYKAVTFVTNHDTDEIWSKMLAYSYILTHEGYPTIFYRDYEEWLDKNKLNNLIWIHNNKATGTTSILYSDNDEYVARRNGYNGNPGLVVYINNSDVWQERWIQTNWANTQIKDFTGNSSWYPTTQADKWVKIQCPPKGYSIWSINQ from the coding sequence ATGAAAAAACCTATTGCAAAACTATGCATGGTAATTATAATCTCCGGATTATTGTATTCATGCTCTCAAACTGAAATCAATGAAACTGACGCAAGAGCGGAAAGTCAAAAATTTAAAATGATCGATGTTACGCATCACGATGGAAAACCTTTTAGTACAGGAACTTCAAATTCTTCGTTTACGGGAAAATATATTGACAATCCTGGTGGAGGTGTTATGATGCAAGCTTTTTACTGGGATGTTCCTGCAGGAGGAAATTGGTGGAACACTGTAAGCAGTAAAGTAATCGCATGGGGTAATGCCGGAATTGGATCTATTTGGCTTCCACCTGCTTCAAAAGCGCAGAACGGAGCTTTTTCTATGGGATATGATCCTACAGATTACTTTGATTTTGGAGATTACAATCAAAATGGAAGTACTGAAACCCGTTTTGGATCTAAAGCTGAGTTGGTAAGTTTAATTACAGCTGCCCATAATGAAAATATTAAAGTTTATGCAGATATTGTAATCAATCACAACAGCGGCGGACAATCTGAAGCGAACCCTTTTACTGGTACTAATACATGGACTAATTTTAGTGGAATTGCATCAGGTAAATTTAAAAGGACTTATGCTAATTTTTACAAAAATAACTATGGCAATAATGATGAAGGCTCATTTGGAGGATTTCCTGATTTATGCCATGCAGATCCTTACGTAAAAGACTGGTTATGGATTAGAGCTGATGGGGTTGGTAAATACTATAAAAATACTATGAAATTTGATGGCTGGAGATTTGATTATGTTAAAGGCTTCGGTGCTTGGGTTGTGAATGCATGGAATGCCAACGTTGGAGGATTTTCTGTTGGAGAATTATGGGATTCGAATGTAAACGTTTTAAATGACTGGGCAAACAGTGCCAACAGTTCAGTATTTGACTTTGCGTGTTATTACAAAATGAATGATGCTTTTGATGGAAACAATCTTGCTCTTTTGAACGATGATATGATGTGGAAACGAAATCCGTACAAAGCCGTAACTTTTGTAACCAATCATGATACTGATGAAATTTGGAGCAAAATGTTAGCGTACTCGTATATATTAACGCATGAAGGCTATCCAACAATCTTTTACAGAGATTATGAAGAATGGCTGGACAAGAACAAACTGAACAATCTAATCTGGATCCATAACAACAAAGCCACAGGAACGACTTCTATTTTATATTCTGATAATGATGAATATGTGGCAAGAAGAAATGGTTACAATGGAAATCCTGGTTTGGTTGTTTACATTAATAATTCAGATGTTTGGCAGGAAAGATGGATTCAGACGAATTGGGCTAACACCCAAATAAAAGATTTTACAGGAAATTCTTCTTGGTATCCAACTACACAAGCCGATAAATGGGTAAAAATACAATGTCCTCCAAAAGGATATTCAATTTGGTCAATTAATCAGTAA